A region from the Vibrio sp. SS-MA-C1-2 genome encodes:
- the infA gene encoding translation initiation factor IF-1: MAKEDVIEMQGTVLDTLPNTMFRVELENGHVVTAHISGKMRKNYIRILTGDKVTVELTPYDLTKGRIVFRAR; encoded by the coding sequence ATGGCAAAAGAAGACGTAATTGAAATGCAAGGTACCGTACTTGATACGTTACCAAATACTATGTTCCGCGTAGAGCTAGAAAATGGCCACGTTGTTACTGCACACATCTCTGGTAAAATGCGTAAAAACTATATCCGTATTTTAACTGGCGATAAAGTAACTGTGGAGCTGACTCCTTACGATCTAACGAAGGGACGCATCGTCTTCCGTGCTCGCTAG
- the clpS gene encoding ATP-dependent Clp protease adapter ClpS has translation MSKLYEWITPDTDLAEAVKSEVKPPAMYNVIINNDDYTPMDFVIDVLQRYFSMDIDSATQIMLAVHYKGKAICGTYSAEIAETKVAQINLYAKENEHPLLCTLEKA, from the coding sequence ATGAGCAAGTTATACGAATGGATTACACCGGACACGGATTTAGCTGAAGCGGTAAAGTCAGAAGTCAAACCGCCAGCAATGTACAACGTTATTATTAATAACGACGATTATACACCGATGGATTTTGTGATAGATGTTTTGCAACGTTATTTCTCTATGGATATAGATAGCGCAACTCAGATTATGTTAGCAGTCCATTATAAAGGCAAAGCAATTTGTGGTACATACAGTGCTGAAATTGCAGAAACGAAAGTCGCTCAAATTAATCTATATGCAAAAGAGAACGAGCATCCGTTACTCTGTACTTTAGAAAAAGCTTAG
- a CDS encoding arginyltransferase — translation MPDSYSLQVGFTPPSPCSYLKEQQQRLAIIMEASWHSSDGYNLLLANGYRRTGKNIYRPMCEKCRACQSLRVDCEAFTPSRSQKRLLNKTKHLRWEMKTELDDNWFELYSDYITIRHATGSMFPPNKTDFLQFIQVDWCPTQYLHIYDQERLIAVAVTDTFSDSASALYTFFSPDSSLSLGTMAVLLQLEWATSCGKKWLYLGFQIDQCREMNYKVNYSPYQLLSINGWITAD, via the coding sequence GTGCCTGATAGTTATTCTTTGCAAGTTGGATTTACACCGCCGTCACCATGCTCTTATCTGAAAGAACAGCAGCAACGTCTGGCTATTATTATGGAGGCATCATGGCACTCATCGGATGGTTATAATTTGTTGCTGGCCAATGGTTATCGACGAACCGGTAAAAACATCTATCGTCCAATGTGTGAAAAGTGTCGAGCTTGTCAATCATTACGTGTCGATTGCGAAGCTTTCACACCCAGCCGTAGTCAAAAGAGGCTGCTCAACAAAACCAAACATTTGCGTTGGGAGATGAAAACTGAACTCGATGATAATTGGTTTGAGCTCTACTCCGATTATATCACCATACGACACGCTACAGGTTCGATGTTTCCACCTAATAAAACGGACTTTTTACAGTTCATTCAAGTTGATTGGTGCCCTACTCAATACTTACATATTTACGATCAAGAGAGGTTAATTGCCGTCGCAGTGACTGATACTTTTTCTGATTCAGCCAGTGCGCTCTATACTTTCTTCTCACCAGATTCTTCACTCTCTTTAGGTACGATGGCTGTACTTTTGCAGTTAGAGTGGGCAACAAGTTGCGGAAAAAAATGGCTCTATCTAGGATTTCAGATCGATCAATGCCGAGAAATGAACTATAAAGTCAATTACAGCCCCTACCAACTACTGAGTATAAATGGTTGGATAACAGCAGATTAA
- the lrp gene encoding leucine-responsive transcriptional regulator Lrp: MLEDNKRPSKELDRIDRNILNELQKDGRVSNVELSKRVGLSPTPCLERVRRLERQGYINGYAALLNPQYLDASLLVFVEITLNRGAPDVFEQFNIAVQQLDEIQECHLVSGDFDYLLKTRVSDMSAYRKLLGETLLRLPGVNDTRTYVVMEEVKQTNQLVIKTR, translated from the coding sequence ATGCTAGAAGATAACAAACGACCATCCAAGGAATTGGATCGAATAGACCGTAATATTTTAAATGAATTACAAAAAGACGGCCGTGTTTCAAATGTTGAACTCTCAAAACGTGTCGGTTTATCACCAACACCATGTTTAGAGCGTGTTCGACGTTTAGAGAGACAAGGTTACATTAACGGCTATGCAGCACTGTTAAACCCACAATATCTTGATGCTTCTTTATTAGTATTTGTTGAGATCACTTTGAACCGTGGTGCTCCTGATGTGTTTGAACAGTTTAATATAGCTGTTCAACAGTTAGATGAGATTCAAGAGTGTCACTTAGTTTCAGGGGATTTCGATTACCTGCTAAAAACACGTGTATCTGATATGTCAGCATACCGTAAGCTATTAGGTGAAACACTATTACGACTTCCAGGTGTCAATGACACTCGAACTTATGTCGTTATGGAAGAAGTTAAACAGACTAACCAACTGGTCATCAAAACGCGATAA
- the trxB gene encoding thioredoxin-disulfide reductase, giving the protein MSNTRHCNLLILGSGPAGYTAAVYAARANLNPVLITGMQQGGQLTTTTDIENWPAGAEGLTGPDLMESMKEHAERFETEIIFEHINETDFSSKPYRLKGDNCEYTCDALIIATGASAQYLGLESEEAFKGRGVSACATCDGFFYRNQKVAVVGGGNTAVEEALYLANIASEVHLVHRRDTFRAEKILVKRLMDKVATGNIVLHTDRTLEEVTGDEMGVTGMTIKDTQSDQLENVDVMGVFIAIGHKPNTDIFKDQLEMKDGYLKVQSGTEGNATQTSVEGVYAAGDVTDHIYRQAITSAGTGCMAALDAERYLDALAADNLANKNA; this is encoded by the coding sequence ATGAGCAACACAAGACATTGCAATCTACTCATTCTTGGTTCTGGTCCAGCAGGATATACCGCAGCCGTCTATGCGGCTCGTGCAAATCTAAACCCAGTTCTTATCACAGGCATGCAGCAAGGTGGTCAGCTAACCACAACCACAGATATCGAAAACTGGCCAGCGGGAGCAGAAGGCTTAACAGGCCCAGACCTAATGGAAAGCATGAAAGAGCATGCTGAACGTTTTGAAACTGAAATCATCTTTGAGCACATTAATGAGACCGATTTTTCATCAAAGCCTTACCGCTTAAAAGGTGATAACTGTGAATATACTTGTGATGCTCTGATTATTGCAACCGGTGCATCGGCTCAATACTTAGGTCTTGAATCAGAAGAAGCCTTTAAAGGTCGTGGTGTTTCTGCTTGTGCAACTTGTGATGGATTCTTCTACCGTAACCAAAAAGTGGCCGTTGTTGGTGGTGGTAATACCGCTGTAGAAGAAGCATTATATCTTGCTAACATCGCATCAGAAGTACATTTAGTTCACCGTCGTGATACCTTCCGCGCAGAAAAAATTCTGGTTAAGCGTTTAATGGATAAAGTCGCGACAGGTAATATCGTTCTGCATACTGATCGTACCCTTGAAGAAGTTACAGGTGACGAGATGGGAGTAACAGGCATGACGATCAAAGACACGCAATCTGATCAATTAGAAAATGTTGATGTTATGGGGGTCTTTATCGCCATTGGTCATAAACCAAATACCGATATATTCAAAGATCAACTAGAGATGAAAGATGGTTACCTAAAAGTACAATCAGGTACTGAAGGTAATGCGACACAAACAAGTGTTGAAGGTGTCTATGCTGCAGGTGATGTTACTGACCATATCTATCGTCAAGCCATTACGTCAGCTGGAACAGGTTGTATGGCTGCACTCGATGCTGAACGTTATCTCGACGCATTAGCTGCTGATAATTTAGCGAATAAAAACGCTTAA
- the cydD gene encoding heme ABC transporter permease/ATP-binding protein CydD, translating into MDKQQKKALSQWLKKQSIPAKRWLMFSVILGTISAILLISQAGLLAHILHQLIIEHADKATLLTSFILLVVIVPLRALCSWGREVTSYRGGELIRQQIRELLLQRLELLGPAYIKGKPAGTWATLLLEQVEEMQDFFSRYLPQVSLAGIIPLLILVTVFPINWAAGLILLLTAPLVPLFMALVGMGAADANKRNFTALQRLSGHFLDRLQGIATIKLFNRVDAETEHLTNVTTAFRKRTMEVLRLAFLSSAVLEFFTAISIAIVAVYFGFSLIHELNFGHYDSGVTLFTGLFILILAPEFYQPLRDLGTFYHAKAQAMGAAESIVEFLEAEVEYPQQGTEKLSQTATISIIADQFEVLSPQGTSLTQPLSFTISPQQHIAIVGSSGAGKTSLVNGLLGFLPYKGSLKINGQELRGLKATSWRQQVSWIGQNPKLLHGTIGENIALSQPELLKSANDREKVQQITKLAHAYEFIELLPQGLDHPVGDGSAGLSVGQAQRIALARALLQQGQCWILDEPTASLDANSERLITETIAQATKNTTTIMITHRLDQLKKQDLILVMDKGEIVQAGHFEQLSQTGRLAEMLQHQQGGDFDA; encoded by the coding sequence ATGGATAAACAACAAAAAAAAGCCCTATCACAATGGCTTAAAAAGCAGAGTATCCCCGCTAAACGTTGGTTAATGTTTAGTGTTATATTAGGTACAATATCAGCTATTCTTTTAATTTCTCAAGCTGGATTGTTAGCTCATATTCTTCATCAATTAATTATTGAACATGCTGATAAAGCAACATTATTGACCAGTTTTATTTTATTAGTTGTCATTGTTCCACTACGTGCGCTCTGTAGTTGGGGACGAGAAGTAACAAGTTATCGTGGTGGAGAGCTAATCCGCCAACAGATTCGAGAACTATTACTACAACGATTGGAACTCCTAGGCCCCGCTTATATCAAAGGCAAACCAGCTGGAACATGGGCGACTTTATTATTAGAACAAGTTGAAGAGATGCAAGACTTCTTCTCTCGTTACCTTCCTCAAGTCTCATTAGCTGGTATTATTCCACTATTAATTTTGGTCACGGTTTTTCCTATTAATTGGGCTGCCGGATTAATCTTACTGCTTACCGCACCTTTAGTGCCGCTATTTATGGCCTTAGTTGGCATGGGTGCTGCAGATGCGAATAAACGTAATTTCACCGCACTTCAGCGATTATCTGGGCATTTTCTCGACCGTTTACAAGGTATCGCCACCATTAAGCTATTTAATCGTGTCGACGCAGAAACGGAGCATTTAACCAATGTTACGACCGCATTTCGTAAACGTACCATGGAAGTGTTACGTCTGGCTTTCCTCTCTTCTGCTGTGCTTGAATTCTTTACCGCAATCTCGATTGCCATCGTGGCTGTTTACTTCGGCTTTAGCTTGATCCATGAGTTGAATTTTGGTCACTATGATAGCGGAGTCACCCTTTTTACGGGTCTGTTTATTTTGATATTGGCACCTGAGTTTTATCAACCATTGCGAGATTTAGGAACGTTTTATCACGCCAAAGCTCAAGCTATGGGAGCAGCAGAATCCATTGTTGAGTTTTTAGAAGCAGAGGTGGAATATCCACAACAAGGCACAGAAAAACTGTCACAAACCGCAACCATTTCAATAATAGCCGACCAATTTGAAGTGCTCAGCCCGCAAGGGACATCTTTAACTCAGCCTCTATCTTTTACTATTTCACCACAACAGCATATTGCAATCGTTGGTTCAAGTGGTGCGGGAAAAACATCCTTAGTGAACGGGCTTTTAGGTTTTTTACCTTACAAAGGATCATTAAAAATTAACGGCCAAGAGTTACGTGGATTAAAAGCAACCTCATGGCGTCAACAAGTCAGTTGGATTGGACAGAATCCAAAACTACTGCACGGCACAATTGGCGAAAATATTGCACTTTCACAACCAGAACTATTAAAAAGTGCCAATGATAGAGAAAAAGTTCAACAGATAACTAAACTTGCTCACGCTTATGAATTTATTGAATTGTTACCTCAAGGGTTAGATCATCCCGTCGGTGATGGATCTGCAGGCCTTTCTGTTGGACAGGCACAACGTATCGCCTTAGCTCGTGCACTGTTACAACAAGGTCAATGCTGGATCCTTGATGAGCCCACCGCAAGTCTTGATGCCAATAGTGAACGCTTAATCACTGAAACTATTGCTCAAGCGACCAAGAACACCACAACAATAATGATTACTCACCGTCTTGATCAATTGAAAAAACAAGATCTTATTTTAGTTATGGATAAAGGTGAAATCGTTCAAGCGGGACATTTTGAGCAATTAAGTCAAACTGGTCGTCTTGCTGAAATGTTACAACATCAACAAGGAGGCGATTTCGATGCGTAG
- the ald gene encoding alanine dehydrogenase, whose amino-acid sequence MIIGIPKEIKNHEYRVGMIPASVQELVSHGHQVYVESDAGIGIGFSNDDYINAGASILATAQDIFTKSEMIVKVKEPQSVERSMLREGQILFTYLHLAPDLAQTEDLINSKAICIAYETVTDHKGQLPLLAPMSEVAGRMSIQAGAQTLEKSHGGRGMLLSGVPGVEPAKVVIIGGGVVGSNAARMAVGMRADVTILDRNIDTLRELDSEFQGRANVVYSTKEALDRLVLDADLVIGAVLIPGAAAPKLVTKEHIKNMKSGAAVVDVAIDQGGCFETSTATTHADPTYIVDDVVHYCVANMPGAVARTSTYALNNATLPYIIKLANLGYKEALLSDQGLLNGLNVIDGKVTIKEVAEGFNFDYFEPRELLK is encoded by the coding sequence ATGATTATTGGAATACCTAAAGAGATTAAAAACCACGAATACCGCGTAGGTATGATTCCTGCTAGCGTTCAAGAGCTAGTTTCTCACGGTCATCAGGTTTATGTTGAATCTGATGCTGGGATAGGTATCGGTTTCTCCAATGATGATTATATTAATGCTGGTGCGTCAATTTTAGCTACTGCACAAGACATCTTTACTAAATCTGAGATGATTGTCAAAGTTAAAGAGCCACAATCTGTAGAAAGATCAATGTTGAGGGAGGGACAAATCCTATTTACCTACCTTCATTTAGCTCCAGACTTGGCTCAAACTGAAGATTTAATCAACAGTAAAGCGATTTGTATTGCTTATGAAACCGTCACTGATCATAAAGGTCAATTACCACTTCTTGCCCCAATGTCAGAAGTTGCTGGTCGTATGTCGATTCAAGCGGGAGCGCAAACCTTAGAAAAATCTCATGGTGGCAGAGGTATGCTATTAAGTGGTGTTCCTGGTGTTGAACCCGCTAAAGTTGTCATTATCGGTGGTGGTGTTGTCGGTTCTAATGCAGCACGTATGGCTGTTGGCATGCGTGCTGACGTCACAATATTAGATCGCAATATCGATACATTACGTGAACTTGATTCTGAATTTCAAGGTCGAGCAAACGTTGTTTACTCCACTAAAGAAGCACTTGATCGCTTAGTCTTGGATGCTGATCTGGTGATTGGTGCGGTATTAATCCCTGGAGCGGCCGCACCAAAACTTGTTACAAAAGAACATATTAAAAACATGAAATCAGGTGCTGCAGTTGTGGATGTCGCCATCGACCAAGGTGGTTGTTTTGAAACATCAACAGCGACAACACACGCAGATCCGACTTACATTGTTGATGATGTTGTCCATTATTGCGTTGCTAATATGCCCGGTGCGGTTGCTCGTACCTCAACTTATGCGTTAAATAACGCGACGCTACCTTATATCATTAAGTTAGCAAATTTAGGCTATAAAGAAGCGCTACTATCAGACCAAGGTCTATTAAATGGCTTAAATGTCATTGATGGTAAAGTGACAATTAAAGAGGTCGCAGAAGGCTTTAACTTCGACTACTTTGAGCCACGCGAGCTTCTGAAGTAA
- the cydC gene encoding heme ABC transporter ATP-binding protein/permease CydC: MRSLLPLLKLYRHHWFSLSLGIILAIATLASAIGLLTLSGWFIAASAVAGLSPVLLKTFNYMLPAGGVRGLSMSRTAGRWGERVVSHDATFRLLARLRVHFFSQLAPLMPSRNKTLRQGDLLNRLVADVDAMDQVYLRLVSPLIAGVIVIGLLTLFISAFDPRLGVTLGGILLALMLILPIIFYQLGKSAGVDLTLEKANYRIKLLDWLQCHSELVIFGAESRYQSQLTEHQQKLFNAQRKMASITGFATATLVLFNGWTLIFMLWLASDGVAGNVPDPKIAMITFATLASFELMAPVAGAFQYLSQTLTSARRLNEITEAKPDVEFVQDKQQKSAQGSIQIENVSFSYDDQHQVLNQISLTVEQGSKIALLGKTGCGKSTLLQLLTRSWDPQQGAISIDHRPLTAWSEKALRDSISVVSQRVDLFNDSLRENLLLASPSANDQQLEIVLTEVGLAHLLSDEGLSAWIGDGGRQLSGGERRRIGIARAILHDAPILLMDEPTEGLDQQTEVEILQLLTRHAQKTDHRQAKTVLYITHRLVGLTSMDQIYVMESGQIVEFGSHHDLIDQQGRYAQLQQSI; this comes from the coding sequence ATGCGTAGTCTATTGCCACTTTTAAAACTCTATCGTCATCACTGGTTTAGTCTCTCACTTGGGATCATTTTGGCAATCGCCACCTTAGCTTCAGCGATTGGATTGTTGACTCTTTCTGGTTGGTTTATTGCTGCCTCCGCTGTGGCTGGACTTTCTCCTGTTCTACTAAAAACCTTTAATTATATGCTTCCTGCAGGTGGTGTACGTGGGCTTTCGATGTCCAGAACCGCAGGTCGCTGGGGAGAGCGCGTTGTTAGCCATGATGCGACTTTCCGTTTATTGGCTCGATTACGCGTCCACTTCTTTAGTCAATTAGCACCATTGATGCCAAGCCGTAATAAAACATTACGACAAGGCGATCTATTAAATCGTTTGGTCGCTGATGTTGATGCAATGGATCAAGTTTATTTACGCTTAGTCAGCCCACTCATCGCTGGCGTGATCGTTATTGGTTTATTGACGCTATTCATTAGTGCATTTGATCCTCGCTTAGGGGTGACCTTAGGCGGTATTCTTTTAGCTTTAATGCTGATCTTACCGATTATTTTCTATCAACTGGGTAAAAGTGCTGGGGTTGATTTAACCCTAGAAAAAGCGAACTACCGAATTAAATTACTCGATTGGCTGCAATGCCATAGTGAGTTAGTGATCTTTGGTGCTGAGTCTCGTTACCAAAGCCAGCTAACGGAACATCAACAAAAACTGTTTAATGCTCAACGAAAAATGGCCTCGATCACCGGATTTGCAACGGCTACTCTGGTACTTTTCAACGGTTGGACATTAATCTTCATGTTGTGGCTGGCTTCAGACGGTGTTGCTGGCAATGTTCCTGATCCTAAAATTGCAATGATCACGTTTGCAACGTTGGCCAGTTTTGAATTAATGGCTCCCGTTGCAGGTGCATTTCAATATTTAAGCCAAACACTGACCTCTGCTCGTCGTCTCAATGAGATAACCGAAGCAAAGCCTGATGTTGAATTTGTTCAAGATAAGCAACAAAAGTCCGCTCAAGGATCTATCCAGATTGAAAATGTTAGCTTCAGTTATGATGATCAACATCAAGTGCTTAACCAGATATCCTTAACTGTAGAACAAGGCAGCAAGATTGCCCTTTTAGGTAAAACAGGCTGTGGTAAATCGACGCTACTACAGTTATTAACTCGTAGCTGGGATCCACAACAAGGCGCGATTTCTATCGATCATCGTCCATTGACGGCGTGGTCAGAAAAAGCATTACGAGACTCAATCAGTGTCGTCAGTCAGCGTGTTGATCTTTTCAATGACTCATTACGTGAAAACTTACTATTAGCTTCCCCTTCTGCCAATGATCAACAGCTTGAAATTGTCTTAACTGAAGTCGGATTAGCACATCTTCTTTCTGATGAAGGTTTATCGGCATGGATCGGTGATGGTGGTCGTCAACTTTCTGGTGGTGAGCGTCGTCGTATTGGTATTGCACGAGCTATTCTTCATGATGCGCCCATCCTACTAATGGATGAACCAACTGAAGGACTCGATCAGCAAACTGAGGTTGAAATCTTACAATTGCTTACTCGTCATGCTCAAAAAACGGATCACAGACAAGCAAAAACCGTTCTCTATATTACTCACCGCTTAGTTGGCTTAACGAGTATGGATCAGATATATGTGATGGAAAGTGGTCAAATTGTTGAGTTTGGCAGCCATCATGACTTAATCGATCAACAAGGACGATACGCTCAACTACAGCAGTCAATTTAA
- the clpA gene encoding ATP-dependent Clp protease ATP-binding subunit ClpA, producing MLNKELEASLNSAFATAREKRHEFMTVEHLLTALLDNSSAHEALKACHADIDNLRVELSKFIEQTTPLIPVDDTTRETQPTLSFQRVLQRAVFHVQSSGRSEVAGANVLVAIFSEQESHAAYLLKKNDISRLDVVNFISHGISKGDEHSEGMTGQQPQAGQAGETAGEDQLENFATNLNQLAKVGGIDPLIGRDKELERTVQVLCRRRKNNPLLVGEAGVGKTAIAEGLAWRIVEEQVPDIIKDCVIYSLDIGSLLAGTKYRGDFEKRFKAILKQLEQEEHAILFIDEIHTIIGAGAASGGQVDAANLIKPLLSSGKLRCIGSTTYQEYSSIFEKERALARRFQKIDVIEPSLDDTTKILMGLKSKYEAHHEVRYTNKAIRSAVELSAKYINERHLPDKAIDVIDEAGARCRLMPISRRKKTINVADIESMIAKMARIPEKSVSSTDRDILEKLGRKLKMLVFGQDEAIDVLSEAIKLNRAGLSADNKPVGSFLFAGPTGVGKTEVTVQLAKAMGIELLRFDMSEYMERHTVSRLIGAPPGYVGYEQGGLLTDAVIKNPHAVVLLDEIEKAHPDVFNILLQVMDNGSLTDNNGRKADFRNIVLVMTTNAGVEQTVKKSMGLIQQDHSHDAMSAIKSVFTPEFRNRLDNILWFKHLDRDVISLVVDKFIVELQVQLDAKGVSMEVTAAARAWLAEKGYDKSMGARPMTRVIQDTLKKPLANELLFGSLMSGGTVRVDCVDNQVTFEYLPETVSVN from the coding sequence ATGTTAAATAAAGAACTTGAAGCTAGTCTAAATAGCGCATTTGCAACTGCAAGAGAAAAGCGCCATGAATTCATGACGGTAGAGCATCTACTAACTGCATTGTTAGATAACAGCTCTGCTCATGAAGCGTTAAAAGCATGTCATGCAGACATAGATAATCTACGAGTAGAGCTAAGTAAATTTATCGAGCAAACTACTCCACTCATTCCTGTAGATGATACAACTCGAGAAACTCAGCCAACATTGAGTTTCCAACGTGTATTACAACGCGCAGTGTTCCATGTTCAATCTTCTGGTCGTAGTGAAGTTGCTGGTGCAAATGTACTGGTTGCCATCTTTAGCGAGCAAGAATCCCATGCTGCTTATTTATTGAAGAAAAATGATATTAGTCGTTTAGATGTGGTGAACTTTATCTCTCATGGCATTTCAAAGGGGGATGAGCACTCTGAAGGGATGACTGGACAACAACCACAAGCTGGACAAGCCGGTGAAACCGCAGGTGAAGATCAGTTAGAAAACTTTGCAACTAACTTGAATCAACTCGCTAAAGTGGGCGGCATTGATCCTCTGATTGGTCGTGATAAAGAGTTAGAGCGCACCGTGCAAGTCTTGTGTCGTCGTCGCAAAAATAACCCATTATTAGTGGGTGAAGCTGGGGTTGGTAAAACTGCGATTGCAGAAGGGTTAGCATGGCGTATTGTTGAAGAACAAGTGCCAGATATTATCAAAGATTGTGTGATCTATTCGCTTGATATTGGCTCTCTATTAGCGGGTACTAAATATCGTGGTGATTTTGAGAAGCGTTTTAAAGCGATCTTAAAGCAGCTAGAGCAAGAAGAGCACGCAATTTTATTTATCGATGAAATTCATACTATTATCGGTGCTGGTGCAGCATCAGGTGGTCAAGTCGATGCTGCAAACTTAATTAAACCGCTTTTAAGCAGTGGTAAATTACGTTGTATCGGTTCAACGACTTATCAAGAATACAGCTCAATTTTTGAAAAAGAGCGAGCATTGGCTCGTCGTTTCCAGAAGATTGATGTCATTGAACCATCGCTGGATGATACCACTAAAATCTTGATGGGCTTGAAGAGCAAATACGAAGCGCATCATGAAGTTCGTTATACCAATAAAGCGATTCGTTCAGCGGTTGAGTTATCCGCTAAGTATATTAATGAACGTCACCTGCCAGATAAAGCAATTGATGTCATTGATGAAGCAGGAGCTCGTTGTCGTTTGATGCCAATTAGTCGCCGAAAAAAGACGATTAATGTTGCTGATATTGAGAGCATGATTGCGAAAATGGCACGAATTCCTGAGAAGTCTGTTTCAAGCACCGATCGTGATATTCTTGAGAAATTAGGTCGCAAGTTGAAGATGCTGGTCTTTGGTCAAGATGAAGCGATTGATGTGCTAAGTGAAGCGATTAAGCTAAATCGTGCTGGATTATCTGCGGATAATAAGCCAGTTGGTTCTTTCTTATTTGCAGGCCCGACTGGGGTTGGTAAAACCGAAGTGACGGTTCAGCTAGCAAAAGCGATGGGGATTGAGCTGCTACGTTTTGATATGTCAGAGTACATGGAGAGACATACGGTCAGTCGTTTAATCGGAGCACCTCCAGGTTATGTTGGTTATGAACAAGGTGGTTTGTTAACGGATGCCGTAATCAAAAACCCGCATGCTGTTGTTTTATTGGATGAGATTGAGAAAGCACACCCAGATGTTTTCAACATCCTTCTTCAGGTGATGGATAATGGTTCATTAACCGATAACAATGGTCGTAAAGCCGATTTCCGCAATATTGTATTGGTGATGACAACCAATGCGGGTGTTGAGCAGACGGTTAAGAAATCGATGGGTCTGATCCAACAAGATCATAGCCACGATGCGATGTCCGCAATTAAGTCTGTATTTACGCCAGAATTTAGAAACCGTCTAGATAACATCTTATGGTTCAAGCACCTTGATCGAGATGTCATCTCGTTAGTTGTTGATAAATTTATTGTCGAACTTCAAGTTCAGCTTGATGCCAAAGGTGTCTCTATGGAGGTGACTGCAGCTGCCAGAGCTTGGTTGGCCGAGAAGGGTTACGATAAGTCGATGGGTGCTCGTCCAATGACACGAGTGATTCAAGATACCTTGAAGAAACCATTAGCCAATGAGTTGTTATTTGGCTCATTGATGAGTGGTGGTACGGTACGTGTAGATTGTGTTGATAATCAGGTTACGTTTGAATATCTACCTGAAACGGTTAGCGTTAATTAG
- the aat gene encoding leucyl/phenylalanyl-tRNA--protein transferase, producing MTIYLTQLSPISVDFPNVETAVDDPDGLLAFGGDLKPERLVSAYRHGIFPWFSEQDPLLWWSPSVRALINPTSFKPSKSLRKFIRKTNYKVTVNQQARDVIRLCAETRSADQTWITEEMQEAYYQLHQQGHCHSIEVWSDDQLVGGLYGILVGELFCGESMFSLKDNSSKVALWALAVQLLKHGGKMIDCQMITPHLTSLGAEAVQREPFITQLQQWRENPIDSHCFQPQQITIKSLLEFSTN from the coding sequence ATGACCATCTATTTAACTCAATTATCTCCAATCTCCGTTGATTTCCCCAACGTAGAAACAGCAGTTGACGATCCTGATGGTCTGCTTGCTTTTGGTGGCGACCTTAAGCCTGAGCGTTTAGTTTCGGCTTACCGTCATGGTATTTTCCCTTGGTTTAGTGAACAAGATCCTCTGTTATGGTGGAGCCCTTCCGTTCGCGCCCTGATCAATCCAACCAGCTTTAAACCAAGTAAAAGTTTACGAAAGTTTATTCGAAAAACCAATTATAAGGTAACAGTTAATCAACAAGCGCGTGATGTTATTCGCTTATGTGCTGAGACCCGCAGTGCGGATCAAACATGGATAACAGAAGAGATGCAAGAAGCTTATTATCAACTCCACCAGCAAGGTCACTGTCACTCGATTGAAGTTTGGTCTGATGATCAATTAGTCGGCGGTCTGTATGGCATTCTGGTTGGTGAACTGTTTTGTGGCGAATCGATGTTCTCGTTAAAAGATAATAGCTCTAAAGTTGCGCTTTGGGCGCTTGCGGTTCAACTACTGAAACATGGTGGTAAGATGATTGATTGCCAAATGATCACTCCTCACCTCACCTCTTTAGGAGCTGAAGCGGTACAAAGAGAACCGTTTATTACTCAACTTCAACAGTGGCGAGAAAACCCAATCGACTCACATTGTTTTCAACCACAACAGATAACGATTAAATCATTATTAGAATTCAGTACAAATTAA